TACGAGCATAGTGGAGCCATTGAAGGCTTGCTTGAAGCCACCTTTGGTTTACAAAATTCAATTGTGTCTTTCATCTTTATGGCATTCCATGCCCCTTCAAAGCTTTTTCtatataaccaaaagaaaaaacatgttACCAATTTGATATAAATTGTTGATATAGtataacaaatattatataatttaattagcTTGAGAGCGCCAATGATATGAGAACTAGTCAGCTAAAAAGTAATGATTTCTAGTTGAAATATATCAAAGAGTACTAGTCCCAATCATATGCGGCAGTAACAGCTAAACAGTAacgatttaaatatttaaatcgtTAAACAACTattaataaattgattaaaaatacgAGTAGGTAGTACTTTGGAGCGTACCGAGCATTGTGCTGTTGGTATTGGAATCTGGGTTCATCTTCCCAAGCCGCACCAAAAGACCTTGACGCAGACTTATTCAAAGGCACTAATACGGCGTCGTTCGTGTCCAAACCACCGCACTTTATCAAATTCCTTAGCACTTGCGAGGCACGCGCGCTCGAATAGCTCTTACCTTTAATAAAACTCGAAGACGACGTCGTCGACGATACACTTGTTCGACCTGACTCTGTATCGTTACCCGACACTTTTCCTGTCGACCCGTCTCCTTGGCCGGATACTTTTTTCAGACCTGGTTTCTTTAGAACGAACGTTTCTTCTTCGTTTGTGGTGGATTCATCGGTGACCGTCGACGTTGTCGCCGTCGAACGTTGAGAGCAGAAGACGGGAGACTCTTTGTGGATCATGTCCGACGTAAACTTCGACTTCAGTAGATTTTCTTTAGCGTCAATACTGCCGTCACCGACGTTTCTTGTCTTCCAAGCTTTCTTTTCCGGATGAGGAGACTCctctgttttaaaatattaagaaccCTAAATTAACCTCAATTCATGGAATATAGTGATAACTACATGACATACCCTTTGGATTGTTTAGAAGAATCTCAGATCCTTTGAGAACGTATTCATTATCGGAGATGGGAGTAATAAGATCGTCATCCAATAAATCTTGCCAGACATATCCATTTTTATACCTCCTGTAACATCCCAAGATCCATATTCAAACCACTGATACATATATAAATCGGTATAATCAATAATTTACGtaatatttttaccttttacaCGACCAACAGTATTGGTCTGGCATCGCACTCCCTCGTACACCCGCTAACCATCGCTTCACATCTACGTTTCTAACACAATTTTAGATGAGACTGATCGAGATAAAAGAgataaagagaagaaagatcaaTCATTAACCTCGAAGAAAGACACCATTACGGGAGAGATGATGAACAGACAAGAGATGAGGCTGGTCAACTTGACCAGAACGGCTGCTAAGGAAATATACTAATTTCACTCTTCTTACTTCTCCAGCTCCACCAATATTACTTTCCATCTGTCTTTTTTGTCTTCGAATTTATTCCTTGTTGAGTCTTTTGCAAAAGAACTTGTAGAAGCCAAAGGTACTTagattttaaacaatatatatgaaaaagctCTCAAAGAGTTTCGTTTATCTGCTTTTCAGACAACAAAGCGACAAGAGATCGGACTTAAAAACAAGTACAAgggcttctttttcttcttttgttaacTTATAGActcttttaaatttgatttttgagaGCAAAGGTTAGTTTATTCCCTGAATTTtgaatgtataataaaatatttaggtAGAGACAAAAATAAGGCATGTTTGTGGAGACAAACCCAAACATATGCATAGACAGAGGTGAAAAAAGTCTCTGCGGATTA
This region of Brassica napus cultivar Da-Ae chromosome C5, Da-Ae, whole genome shotgun sequence genomic DNA includes:
- the LOC106370781 gene encoding protein SOSEKI 1-like, which translates into the protein MESNIGGAGEVRRVKLVYFLSSRSGQVDQPHLLSVHHLSRNGVFLRDVKRWLAGVRGSAMPDQYCWSCKRRYKNGYVWQDLLDDDLITPISDNEYVLKGSEILLNNPKEESPHPEKKAWKTRNVGDGSIDAKENLLKSKFTSDMIHKESPVFCSQRSTATTSTVTDESTTNEEETFVLKKPGLKKVSGQGDGSTGKVSGNDTESGRTSVSSTTSSSSFIKGKSYSSARASQVLRNLIKCGGLDTNDAVLVPLNKSASRSFGAAWEDEPRFQYQQHNARKSFEGAWNAIKMKDTIEFCKPKVASSKPSMAPLCSQCGKSFKPEKMHSHMKLCLRMKSSLSKDDDLMTGNNTIRPNQQRCRNISGDPSGHQRVVRATLKE